Proteins from one Impatiens glandulifera chromosome 2, dImpGla2.1, whole genome shotgun sequence genomic window:
- the LOC124925073 gene encoding homeobox-leucine zipper protein HDG11-like, translating into MSSPSECDEVSDYSSESDGVWDTSSESDEVSDTQSSDVESEETQSFSCTQKLDESFEKNQYPTDIECDQLSNKLELGLTANQIKLWFQNKRDVVDLEDYPVIRDKLKAENERLKSEIDFFKEKLKQENKYCPNCFNIKNRGEGQ; encoded by the exons ATGTCTTCTCCAAGTGAATGTGATGAAGTTTCGGATTATTCAAGTGAAAGTGATGGAGTTTGGGATACTTCAAGTGAAAGTGACGAAGTATCGGATACTCAATCATCCGACGTGGAATCAGAAGAAACTCAATCATTTTCATGTACTCAAAAGCTTGATGA ATCTTTTGAGAAAAATCAATATCCAACTGACATTGAATGCGATCAATTGTCTAACAAACTTGAACTTGGACTGACGGCAAACCAAATCAAGTTGTGGTTCCAAAATAAAAGGGATGTTGTCGAT TTAGAAGATTATCCAGTTATACGGGATAAACTTAAAGCCGAAAATGAAAGGCTTAAGTCGGAAATTGACTTTTTCAAAGAGAAGCTAAAGCAAGAGAATAAGTATTGCCCAAATTGTTTCAATATAAAGAATCGTGGAGAGGGACAATGA